From a region of the Lactuca sativa cultivar Salinas chromosome 4, Lsat_Salinas_v11, whole genome shotgun sequence genome:
- the LOC111890296 gene encoding glucan endo-1,3-beta-glucosidase 7 gives MASLPSTTTTSFFLLLLLLLNTAAVVRSQSYIGVNYGVTADNLPPPSATAKLLQSTSIGKVRMYGVDAGIIKALANTGIGITIGTSNSDIPALAADLNFAKGWISSNVSPYYPASKIIIINVGNEVLYYPDENLKTQLLPAMQNLQNALEAASLGGKIKVSTVHPMSVLGQSEPPSAGRFDPKYEALLKGFLEFNKATASPFMINPYPYFAYQSDPRPDTLAFCLFEPNAGRPDSGTNVKYMNMFDAQVDAVRSALNAMAFPDVEIVVAETGWPYKGGDTEHGATIENAKAYNGNLVAHLRSMVGTPLMPGKSIDTYLFALYDEDLKPGAGSERFFGIYKTDLTSIYDIGLSKTGQGPLATAPAPALSPPADAPTTGGATTLPTNSSTTTTPTTTPPNSTIPQYSPTARVNASKNTGSLNTIAISFIVVVFLAVTSML, from the exons ATGGCGTCTCTGCCTTCAACAACCACCACctccttcttcctcctcctcctcctcctcctcaacaCCGCAGCCGTCGTTA GATCGCAATCATATATCGGAGTAAACTATGGCGTCACCGCCGACAACCTTCCACCGCCGTCAGCCACCGCGAAGCTACTTCAATCAACTTCAATCGGGAAAGTAAGGATGTACGGAGTCGACGCAGGTATAATCAAAGCTTTAGCGAACACCGGCATCGGCATCACAATCGGTACTTCCAACAGTGATATTCCGGCGTTAGCAGCCGACTTGAACTTTGCAAAAGGATGGATTAGTTCTAATGTATCACCATACTATCCGGCGAGTAAGATCATCATCATCAACGTCGGCAACGAGGTGTTGTACTACCCCGACGAGAATCTGAAGACACAACTGTTGCCGGCGATGCAAAATCTCCAAAACGCCCTTGAAGCGGCTTCATTGGGTGGGAAGATAAAGGTGTCAACGGTGCACCCGATGTCGGTGTTGGGACAATCGGAGCCGCCGTCTGCCGGAAGATTTGATCCAAAATATGAGGCTTTGTTGAAGGGATTTTTGGAGTTTAACAAAGCAACTGCTTCGCCATTCATGATCAATCCTTATCCTTACTTTGCTTACCAGAGTGATCCACGGCCTGATACTCTGGCGTTTTGCCTGTTTGAGCCGAACGCCGGCCGACCGGATTCCGGCACGAATGTgaagtatatgaatatgtttgATGCTCAG GTGGATGCAGTGAGATCGGCATTGAATGCCATGGCCTTTCCAGATGTTGAGATTGTGGTCGCTGAGACAGGTTGGCCATATAAAGGCGGCGATACTGAGCATGGTGCGACCATTGAGAATGCGAAGGCTTACAATGGCAACTTGGTTGCTCATCTTAGATCCATGGTTGGAACTCCATTGATGCCTGGGAAATCCATTGATACATATCTATTTGCATTATATGATGAGGATTTAAAACCTGGTGCGGGTTCAGAACGATTTTTTGGGATCTACAAAACAGATTTAACGTCAATATATGATATCGGACTCTCCAAAACTGGTCAG GGTCCTCTAGCTACTGCACCGGCCCCCGCCCTAAGCCCGCCCGCAGATGCTCCCACTACTGGTGGTGCAACCACACTTCCGACCAATTCCTCGACCACAACCACGCCAACCACGACACCTCCTAATTCCACCATCCCTCAGTATTCTCCTACTGCACGGGTCAATGCATCAAAAAATACAGGTAGCTTGAACACAATCGCCATTAGTTTTATTGTTGTTGTTTTTCTAGCTGTGACTTCGATGTTGTAG